One segment of Zhihengliuella halotolerans DNA contains the following:
- a CDS encoding phage portal protein family protein, translated as MAAPTTETGYAEESTWWGLAETEETPELQWPRNVQVYDRMRRQDAQVISVLRAVMLPIRRTTWRIDANGARPEVAARVAEDLGLPLVGSDEPYRPRRSRDRFSWPDHLRLALLMLPFGHSFFEQVYRIDDTGHARLRKLAWRPQRTLSRIDVASDGGLLAIEQHGITGKTTPRIGVDRLVAYVNEREGGNWLGQSLLRPAYKYWILKDRMLRVQAQAVDRNGLGVPVYTASEPPEGLDPTKREKREQDEMDAGLKIAQGFRSGNSAGAAIPNGAKLALLGVEGTLPDASKPISYYDEQIARAVLAHFLNLGSETGSWALGSTFADFFTLSLQTVALQVADVATQHIVEDLVDLNWGVDEPAPKIVFDEIGSRHPATAEAIRALVECGALTVDDKLEEHVRATYGLPDADADTAREYKPTTGTEKERP; from the coding sequence ATGGCCGCACCGACGACCGAGACCGGCTACGCGGAGGAGTCCACCTGGTGGGGCCTCGCAGAGACGGAGGAGACCCCGGAGCTGCAATGGCCCAGGAACGTCCAGGTCTACGACCGGATGCGCCGGCAGGACGCGCAGGTCATCTCCGTGCTGCGCGCGGTCATGCTGCCGATCCGCCGCACCACGTGGAGGATCGACGCCAACGGGGCACGCCCCGAGGTCGCCGCCCGTGTCGCGGAGGATCTCGGCCTGCCGCTGGTCGGCAGCGACGAGCCGTACCGGCCTCGGCGCTCCCGAGACCGGTTCTCGTGGCCCGACCATCTGCGCCTGGCGCTGCTCATGCTGCCCTTCGGGCACTCGTTCTTCGAACAGGTCTACCGCATCGACGACACCGGGCATGCCCGGCTGCGGAAGCTCGCCTGGCGGCCGCAGCGGACCCTGTCCCGAATCGATGTCGCCTCCGACGGCGGACTGCTCGCGATCGAGCAGCACGGGATCACCGGCAAGACGACACCGCGGATCGGCGTCGACCGGCTCGTCGCCTACGTGAACGAGCGCGAGGGCGGGAACTGGCTCGGCCAGTCGCTGCTCCGGCCCGCCTACAAGTACTGGATCCTCAAGGACCGGATGCTCCGGGTCCAGGCGCAGGCAGTCGACCGCAACGGCCTCGGCGTCCCGGTCTACACGGCGTCCGAACCGCCGGAGGGCTTGGACCCCACGAAGCGGGAGAAGCGCGAGCAGGACGAGATGGACGCCGGCCTAAAGATCGCCCAGGGCTTCCGCTCCGGGAACAGCGCCGGCGCCGCGATCCCGAACGGCGCGAAGCTCGCGCTTCTCGGCGTCGAGGGCACCCTGCCGGACGCGAGCAAACCGATCAGCTACTACGACGAGCAGATCGCCCGCGCGGTTCTTGCCCACTTCCTGAACCTGGGCAGCGAGACCGGGTCGTGGGCGCTCGGGTCGACCTTCGCCGATTTCTTCACCCTCTCCCTGCAGACAGTGGCTCTGCAGGTCGCCGACGTGGCGACTCAGCACATCGTCGAGGACCTGGTGGATCTGAACTGGGGTGTCGACGAACCCGCTCCGAAGATCGTCTTCGACGAGATCGGATCCCGCCACCCGGCGACCGCCGAAGCGATCCGCGCCCTGGTCGAGTGTGGGGCGCTAACCGTCGACGACAAACTCGAGGAGCACGTGCGTGCGACCTACGGGCTGCCCGATGCCGACGCCGATACCGCCCGCGAATACAAGCCGACGACCGGCACCGAGAAGGAGCGACCATGA
- a CDS encoding terminase: MAASSVSSEATRQARGRAKTGATGARARRPRRFGSEKPRVFTPPLRPLEPRSPSTESRTLGYQVIDFSEQVLGITLYPWQKWLLVHMLELLPEGGMRFRTVVVLVARQNGKSTLSQVLALWFMAVWGWPLVLGTAQDLETAEEVWQGAVDLAEEDPELASMIKRVVKVNGKKALELADNSGDKEKVTRYKVKAANRKAGRGFTGNLIMLDELREHQNWDAWGAITKTTMAQAEALVFALSNAGDVTSIVLRYLRKMAHEAIGDPDGICAQDEALGQLHAEAVQASDNPDEEDADFDELDDMEQDEETLGLFEWSALPGCSKWDRDQWAIANPSLNWNPGFTERTIAAACKTDPEWVFRTECLCQWSDGVLDGPFPPGTWEKGQNKPVPGPDGLPMQADEDRIVTSVMVGLGQSGDREMVYVAFAGRRADGVDQVEIAAGRRGYDWLADWLMEPRRRKRIVAITGQSKGAPVSPLLDHLEYLSSNPEEDFDIPVVRWEGSDLTAGWAGVDDAVRDTKVRHQPQPVLDIAATTAVLKVFGGGAKLPDQKASPADIASLMAFTAAHWLLHRPLERKPPPPPPPPVAVDSRGEHAAHAPEYDDNPAHWAF; the protein is encoded by the coding sequence TCCTCCGAAGCAACGCGACAGGCGCGCGGTCGGGCTAAGACCGGGGCGACCGGCGCACGGGCGCGCCGTCCGCGCCGCTTCGGTTCGGAAAAGCCGCGCGTCTTCACGCCGCCGCTGCGCCCGCTCGAGCCGCGCTCGCCGTCGACGGAGTCGCGGACCCTCGGCTACCAGGTCATCGATTTCTCGGAGCAGGTCCTTGGTATCACCTTGTACCCGTGGCAGAAGTGGCTGCTGGTGCACATGCTGGAGCTGCTGCCCGAGGGCGGGATGCGGTTCCGTACCGTCGTTGTCCTCGTGGCCCGGCAGAACGGTAAGTCCACGCTCTCTCAGGTGCTCGCGCTGTGGTTCATGGCGGTGTGGGGCTGGCCCCTGGTACTCGGCACTGCACAGGATCTGGAGACAGCGGAGGAGGTCTGGCAGGGCGCCGTCGATCTGGCGGAGGAGGATCCGGAACTCGCCTCGATGATCAAGCGGGTCGTCAAGGTCAACGGCAAGAAAGCCCTCGAACTGGCGGACAATTCCGGGGATAAGGAAAAGGTCACCCGGTACAAGGTCAAGGCCGCGAACCGGAAGGCCGGCCGTGGGTTCACCGGGAACCTGATCATGCTCGACGAGCTGCGCGAGCATCAGAACTGGGACGCCTGGGGCGCGATCACGAAGACGACGATGGCTCAGGCCGAGGCGCTCGTCTTCGCCCTCTCGAACGCCGGCGATGTGACCAGCATCGTTCTGCGCTATCTGCGGAAGATGGCGCACGAGGCGATCGGCGACCCGGACGGGATCTGCGCCCAGGATGAAGCCCTGGGGCAGCTACATGCCGAGGCCGTTCAGGCCAGCGACAACCCGGACGAGGAAGACGCCGACTTCGACGAACTCGATGACATGGAGCAGGACGAAGAGACTCTCGGCCTGTTCGAGTGGTCGGCGCTGCCGGGCTGCTCGAAGTGGGACCGGGACCAGTGGGCGATAGCGAACCCGTCCCTCAACTGGAACCCGGGCTTCACCGAGCGCACGATCGCGGCGGCCTGCAAGACGGATCCCGAGTGGGTGTTCCGCACGGAGTGCCTCTGCCAGTGGTCCGATGGCGTCCTCGACGGGCCTTTCCCACCGGGCACTTGGGAGAAGGGGCAGAACAAGCCGGTTCCCGGGCCGGACGGCCTGCCGATGCAGGCGGATGAGGACCGGATCGTCACGTCGGTCATGGTCGGGCTGGGCCAGTCCGGTGACCGCGAGATGGTGTACGTCGCCTTCGCCGGCCGCCGCGCTGATGGTGTCGACCAGGTCGAGATCGCCGCCGGCCGCCGCGGGTACGACTGGCTGGCCGACTGGCTGATGGAGCCACGTCGCCGGAAGCGCATCGTCGCGATCACTGGACAGTCGAAAGGCGCGCCGGTCTCACCGCTGCTCGATCACCTCGAGTACCTGTCGTCGAACCCGGAAGAGGACTTCGACATTCCGGTCGTCCGGTGGGAGGGCAGCGACCTGACGGCGGGGTGGGCCGGCGTCGACGACGCGGTCCGCGACACCAAGGTCAGGCATCAGCCACAGCCGGTCCTGGACATCGCCGCGACGACTGCGGTGCTGAAGGTCTTCGGCGGGGGAGCCAAGCTGCCCGACCAGAAGGCATCGCCGGCGGACATCGCCTCGCTGATGGCGTTCACCGCCGCCCACTGGTTGCTGCACCGTCCGCTCGAGCGGAAGCCGCCACCGCCGCCACCGCCGCCGGTGGCGGTCGACTCCAGGGGTGAGCACGCCGCCCACGCGCCGGAGTACGACGACAACCCCGCCCACTGGGCGTTCTAA
- a CDS encoding head maturation protease, ClpP-related: protein MSTKTAPGPAAAAPRQWYRMETDTEKRSAEIFIYEQIGGWFGISAQEFARELAALDVDDIDLRVNSPGGSVYDGVAIMNAIRRHPANVTATVDGIAASAASFLIMAADEIVMGRGAELMIHDAWTIAMGNADELAKDVANLNRLSDSIAALYSERAGGTGEQWRTAMKAETWYSAAEAVEAGLADRVDGSVEADADASAFSDVVRFAHAGRREAPAPWMPAAAHARHLDPARIDALLGHLPGNDHQTPPVEPEATNQIAPKGHTDMPDLTTGIRNRLGINADAELTDEDILAALDEALDEVADPAPAATQTPQAPGTVVLDETQYAELTKNAKAGAEARARQQREDRAALVNAAVNDGRIPPSRRDHWDGLLAADPGAKDVLAKLAKGTVPLESAGYTGGVDQASDEDVLYSKFYKTTEEK from the coding sequence ATGAGCACGAAGACAGCACCGGGGCCGGCGGCTGCCGCGCCGCGGCAGTGGTACCGGATGGAGACCGACACGGAGAAGCGTTCCGCGGAGATCTTCATCTACGAGCAGATTGGCGGCTGGTTCGGCATCAGCGCGCAGGAATTCGCACGCGAGCTCGCCGCCCTCGACGTCGACGACATCGACCTGCGGGTCAACTCCCCGGGCGGGTCGGTGTACGACGGCGTCGCGATCATGAACGCGATCCGCCGGCACCCGGCCAATGTCACGGCCACCGTCGATGGGATCGCGGCCAGTGCGGCCAGCTTCCTGATCATGGCCGCCGACGAGATCGTGATGGGCCGTGGCGCGGAGTTGATGATTCACGACGCCTGGACCATCGCCATGGGCAACGCCGACGAGCTCGCCAAGGACGTCGCCAATCTGAACCGCCTCTCCGACTCGATCGCCGCACTGTACTCGGAGCGTGCCGGAGGGACAGGCGAGCAGTGGCGCACGGCCATGAAGGCCGAGACCTGGTACTCCGCTGCAGAGGCTGTGGAAGCCGGACTCGCGGACCGGGTAGACGGCAGCGTGGAAGCGGACGCCGACGCCTCGGCGTTCTCCGACGTCGTCCGCTTCGCCCACGCCGGCCGCCGGGAGGCGCCGGCCCCGTGGATGCCTGCTGCGGCCCACGCCCGCCACCTCGATCCGGCCCGGATCGACGCGCTTCTCGGGCACTTGCCTGGGAACGACCACCAGACCCCTCCGGTCGAGCCGGAGGCCACCAACCAGATCGCACCGAAAGGACACACCGACATGCCTGATCTGACCACTGGGATCCGTAACCGGCTCGGCATCAACGCCGACGCGGAACTCACCGATGAAGACATCCTCGCCGCTCTCGACGAGGCCCTCGACGAAGTCGCCGACCCCGCCCCGGCTGCAACGCAGACGCCGCAGGCGCCGGGCACGGTCGTGCTGGATGAAACCCAGTACGCCGAGCTCACGAAGAACGCCAAGGCTGGCGCGGAGGCCCGCGCCCGCCAGCAGCGCGAGGACCGTGCGGCCCTCGTCAACGCGGCCGTCAACGACGGCCGCATCCCGCCGTCCCGCCGCGACCACTGGGACGGGCTGCTCGCTGCCGACCCGGGCGCGAAGGACGTCCTGGCGAAGCTCGCCAAGGGCACTGTCCCGCTCGAGTCCGCCGGCTACACGGGCGGCGTCGACCAGGCATCCGACGAGGACGTGCTCTACAGCAAGTTCTACAAGACCACGGAGGAGAAGTAG